A part of Astatotilapia calliptera chromosome 15, fAstCal1.2, whole genome shotgun sequence genomic DNA contains:
- the LOC113037544 gene encoding leukotriene B4 receptor 1-like: MVTYNDDSSAGNSSGTSLDSRSLIPATVLSICFLLGFLGNIAVMILKPNWENMSSLSQSLMLNLAVSDLLCMLTIPLWTYSFLNSWTFGVEACKLVTYLGYCSVYGSLLTVTAMSIQRYLQVVHFERRLHEIEAWQLLVPLWLVSTILSIPVLVVRNLDDDQHWIRCKAHYSSEGQRIAVVFTGFLIGFVAFFVIAFSYISLYRKVNRAAFFNNPQTTRLITSIVVTVFVLWVPYRVMNIVEIAAVSLHNNPVMKFSEDTRDTSVTFVNSAVNPLMYAFTSNHLFTLCQKSAKYLMEKFRILQKLPELSDITAETAQ; this comes from the exons ATGGTTACTTATAACGACGACTCCTCTGCTGGAAATTCATCTGGAACCTCTTTGGACTCCAGAAGTCTGATTCCTGCAACAGTGCTGTCCATctgcttcctgctgggattCCTTGGAAACATCGCTGTGATGATTCTCAAGCCAAACTGGGAGAACATGTCCAGTCTGAGCCAGAGTTTGATGCTGAACCTGGCTGTGTCAGACCTGCTCTGCATGCTTACCATTCCACTGTGGACATACTCGTTTCTCAATAGTTGGACCTTCGGGGTTGAGGCCTGCAAGCTGGTAACATACCTTGGCTACTGCAGTGTTTATGGCAGCCTACTGACTGTGACTGCAATGAGCATCCAGCGTTACCTTCAGGTGGTGCACTTTGAGAGGAGGCTACATGAAATTGAAGCATGGCAGCTGCTGGTTCCACTGTGGCTGGTTTCAACGATCCTGTCCATCCCTGTTTTAGTGGTTCGAAACCTGGACGACGATCAGCACTGGATACGCTGCAAAGCTCACTACTCCTCTGAGGGCCAGAGGATTGCGGTGGTGTTCACAGGATTCCTGATAGGATTTGTGGCATTTTTTGTCATAGCTTTTTCATACATCAGTCTCTACAGAAAGGTGAATCGGGCAGCCTTTTTCAACAATCCACAGACCACCAGACTGATTACCAGCATCGTTGTGACTGTTTTTGTCCTGTGGGTGCCATATCGTGTCATGAATATTGTGGAGATAGCAGCTGTTTCCCTACATAACAATCCCGTGATGAAGTTTAGTGAGGACA CCCGTGACACCTCTGTAACATTTGTAAACAGTGCCGTAAATCCGCTCATGTATGCCTTTACTTCTAATCATTTGTTCACTCTTTGCCAAAAAAGTGCTAAATATTTAATGGAGAAGTTCAGAATTCTCCAAAAGCTGCCTGAGTTATCAGATATCACTGCAGAAACTGCTCAGTGA